The Candidatus Roseilinea sp. sequence TAGCGACGCCGCCATACTGACTCCGGCACCAGCGCTTGCACGCGCACGACGAGCACATCCTCATAGTGGCTGCGGTTGAAGATCACCATCTCGCCTTTGCCGGGGACGTGTGGATGTACGCGCCACAGGTAGTCGTGATCAAGTTCGACCGGCGTGGGCGCTTTGAAATTGACCACCTTCACACCCTGCGGGTTCACGCCGTCGAACACCGAGCGGATCAGTCCGTCTTTGCCGCCGGTGTCCATGGCTTGCAGCACGACCAGAAGTTTGCGCTTGTGCTCCGCATACATCAGCTCTTGCAAGCTTTCGAGCTCGTCGTTCAGCTTGTCCACTTGCTCTTTCGCCGCTGCCTTCTCGCCATCGAACAGACTGGTGTCTTCGGGGTCAACATCGCTGAGTCGAATGGGACGGCCAGGGGTCACTTTATATCGGTCCATCGCGCTATGATCCTTCGCTCTTCGACGACGCGGCGGGTTCGCACATCCGCCTATCTTTTACGTTCACGTCACGGCCTTTGAGCGAGCCCTCAAGTTGTCAAGATCGCGCGCAGCGCCGCGGATGAAACGACGCGCGCCCGCTGCACCTTGCGACGGTCGCGCAACATGTGCGGGATGCCGAGCAGGCCGGCGAGCTGGCCCTTCAGACGGTTGCGCGCTGCTTGCCCCCGCCAGGCCCGCAGCGCGCTCCAGGTGATGCGCAACTGTTCACCGACGATCGCGCCGAAGTGCGCGCGGATCACCTCGCCCGGCACGTCCTTGGCCAGCAGCCAGATGAAATTGCGGCCATCGTAGTAGCTGTTGATCACCCCGCCGCCGGTCGCACTGACTTTGTGATAGACGATGGCATCGTGGGCGAAGGCACACTTGTAGCCGGCTAACTGCGCTCGCCAGGCCAGGTCCACGTCCTCGCATGAGAACTCGAACCGCTCATCCAACAATCCAATCGCGTCGAGCATGTCGCGGCGATAGACAGCCGCTGCGCCACACGCCCCAAAGACGTATTCGACGTCAAATCGGCCATCATCCAACTGCCACACGCCGCGGTTGCCCGGCACGCCGCGCACCGAGTAGAAATCACCCGCGCTGTGCAGGTGGTCGCGCCGATCGAATAGGCGCAGCTTGCTGGCCACAAAGCCAGCATCAGGATGATCGTGAAAGCAGCGTGCCACATGCGCCAGCCAGCGCGGATCTGCTTCCGTGTCGTTGTTCAGAAGCGCGATCGCCTCGGCCGAAGGGCTGGCTGCACGGATGCCGACGTTGCACGCCCCGGCGAAGCGGCGATTCTCCGGCAGCGCCAGCAGCTTCACCTCGGGGAAGGACTCGGCCACAAGGCGGCGCGACTCGTCCTGCGACGCATTGTCCACCAGGATGACTTCCAACGGCGGCAGCGTCTGTCGGCGCAACGCATTCAGGCATACCGGCAGGTGAGGCGCGCCATTCCAATTCGGAATGACCACGGAGATGAGCATGCGCAGCAGAAATTATAATTTCGCGCGCAGGAACTTTCTGCATGCCTACGCTCACATCATCTCCTACGCGTGAGGCCGAGCCGAATGCCCTGACCGCGACGCAGTCAGACCACGCGACGGCCAACCCATTCGCCGCCGAAAGCGACCAGGCGCTGGCCCGGCGCGCAAGGACAGACCGCGAGGCATTCGGCGCCCTCTACGAGCGCCACGTTGCGGCGATCTACCGCTACGTCTTCTATCGCGTCGGCAGCGTAGAGGATGCCGAAGACCTGACGGCGCGCGTGTTTGCCCGCGCGCTGAAGCACATCCACCATTACAACGACCGCGGCATACCGTTCACGGCCTGGCTGTATCGCATCGCGCACAACGTGGTGGTCAACTTCCATCGCGACAACAGCCGTCGCCCTTCTGTGCCGCTCGATGAAATAGAGACGCTGCCCGAGCCGGCTTCCCAAGCAGACCATGCGGACGCCGATCAGCGCATTGACCGCGCGCGCGATCGTCAGCGGCTGCTCCAAGCCATTCGCCGATTGCCCCAGGAGCGACAACATCTGATCGTGCTCAAGTTCGTCGAACAATTGTCGAACGCCGAAATCGGCCAGATCATGAACCGCAGCGAAGGCGCCGTTAAATCGCTGTATCACCGCACATTGCTGCAATTGCGCGAGATCATGGACGAACCGGAGCACCCACGCACACCGTAACGCACATGACACACACCACGTCAAAGCTCACTCCCGAGGACATCGCCTGGCTAGAGCGCCGGCTCAGCGCCGCGGTCGCGCCGGTTGCGCCTCGCCCCGAGTTCGTCTCGCGCGCCAAGCGCGAGCTGATGGATGCCCCCGTCGCCCATCCACGGTCGGCGTGGGTGAAGCGCAGTGCGCTGGCGGCAGTCGCGCTTTCGATGTTCTCGCTGGTGGCCATGTGGGCCTATTTACGCCGCCACCGGCAAGCCCCGTCGGTGGATGGCGCGCACAACGACACATGAACACGGCTTTGGTGATCGGCGTCATTGCTGTTTCGTTTCTCGTCATCACCATTCTGCTCACGCAACTCAGGCGCGCGCTGGACAGAGCGACGCGCCTGAGCGATGCCATCCGGCAGTTGCGCCGAGAGCTCGACACGACCCGCGAAGAGCTTGCACGATGCCAAGAAGCTAAAGAAGCGCTGGGCGAAGCGGTGTTCGATCCGGTCATCTTCGTGGACAATCGCCAGCAGATCACGGCGTGCAATCACGCCGCCGACCGGCTCGGGATTTGCAAAGTCGGCCACAGCCTGATCGAAGCGGCCCGCTCGCATGAGCTGGATAGCCTGGCCAGCGACACGATCGCCGGGCGCACCGAACTGCCGCGCCAGTTTGCCCTGCACAACCACCTGTTCCGCGCACAAGCCGCCCGCTTCACCGACGGCGCGGTGATTGTGCTGCGCGACGTGAGCGAACTACAACGCCTGGGCCGCGCCCGGCGCGACTTCGTCGCCAACATCTCACACGAGCTGCGCACTCCGCTCACCGCCATGAGCCTCTTGCTCGACACCTTTCGCGCCGAATCAGCCAACATCACACCTGCGCAACAACGCCTGCTCGCACAGATGCAAGACCAGACCGAGTCGCTCACCCAGTTGGTGCAGGAGCTTTCGGAGTTAACGCAGATCGAGTCCGGCCAAATGCCGATGCGCATGCTGCGCGCCTCACTGTATGATGTCGTCAACGCGGCCATCATCCGTCTGTCGCCGCAGGCCGAACGGGCCGGGTTGCGCATGATCAACGCCGTCCCCGAAGCGCAGCGCGGCTTGTTCGACCCAGACCAGATCCGACGTGTGCTCTCCAACCTACTGCACAACGCAATCAAGTTCACGCCGCAGGGCCAGATCACGGTTTTCGTCCTTACGGACGAGGAAGCCGAACAACAGCTTCAAAGGCTGCGCGCCGATCCCAACGGCATCCATTTGACCGCACAGGATGTGCTGATCGTCGGCGTGCGCGACACGGGCGTCGGCATCCCGCACGAGGAGTTGCCGCGCATCTTCGAACGCTTCTACAAAGTGGATCGCGCACGCGGCCAAGGCGGCACCGGCCTCGGCCTGGCCATCGCCAAACATATCGTCGAAGCGCACGGTGGGCGCATCTGGGCCGAAAGCACGTTGGGCAAAGGGACGACCTTCTACTTCACCGTGCCGCGCGAGGACTAACGCGGGTCAAACCGTTAAGCAGCATGGTAACATCTCCCCCAGATTCGCTCAAAAGCCGATGGCTGATTCCCCTGTACGCACCCGAAAGTACCAAGCTGTGCTCTTCGACCTAGATGGCACCCTGCGCGCAAACCAGCCCGAAGGCTTCGAAGCATTCGTGGAATACGCCGGGCGGGTGGGCATCGCCCTCACCGAAGAGCAGATCAAGATCTGCGAGCGCGAAGCGCATCGCTACTGGGCTAGCGATCGCGTGGATGCCGACATGGCGCGTTACGACCAGCGCGGCTTTTGGGTGAACTACAACCAGATTCTGCTCAACGCCATGAACGTCGCGCGCGACTGCGCGGATTGCGCCCATCGCATCCAGGACTTGTTCGACGGATACGACCCACAAGATGTGGTGTTCGCCGACACACGCCCGGTGTTGCAGGCGCTCCACGACGCCGGCTACACGCTCGGCCTGGTGTCGAACCGCGAAGCGCCGCTCGAACCATTTGCGGAGCAATACGGCATTCGCCAGTTCTTCGCGTTCATGCTCTCGGCTGGCCAGGCCGGTTGCTACAAGCCGGATCCGCGCATCTTTTATCGCGCGCTGGAGCTGGCCGGCAACGTCCCACCGTCGAAAGCCGTGTATATCGGCGACAACTTCTTCGCCGACGTGATCGGCGCGTTAAACGTCGGCATGGACGCGATCTTGATTGACCCGCGCAACGTGTTCGAGCGCTACTACACGATGCGCGTCAGGCGCCTGAGAGACGTGCTCAGCTTGATCGAAACGCGCCAGGCCGAGAGCAACGCGCGCTGAACGGATGGACACGCGAGCCCATTTCGCCTTGCCCTGCGCATCGGCCGGCTTGGCCCTCATGCTCGCTTTCGCCGGGCTGGACGCGCCGCTGCCGTTAGGCGCATCCAGCCCTGCAGCGCCGCCGGCTCAATCGCTTCGCGCGACACCTGCGCCGCCTCCCTTCGTCACTGCCCGGGCCACCGCGCGCCAACAACGCATCTTCCGCAGACTGTGGCGCATTGTCAACGAACGCTACGTTTATCCCAACTTTAACGGCTTCGATTGGCAGGCCGCGCGCGCTGAGATCAACCGGCGCATCAGCGCCGGCATCACGGACGAGACATTCTACGAGGCCATGCGCGACCTGATCGCCGGCCTGAACGACGGGCATTCGCATTTCCTCTCGCCCGACGAAGCCAGAGAGGAAGATGCGGCATACAAGGGCGACGGCGCCTACACCGGCATCGGCATTGTGAGCGCAGTGAACACGGCGCGCGGTTACATCTACGTGCTGACGGTGATGCCCAACAGCCCCGCAGAGCGCGCCGGCATCCAACCTCACGATCACGTGCTTGAGATAGATGGCCGGCCATCCGTGAACGCCGCCGGAGAGCCGCAGCTCCATCTACTGCGCGGCGATGCCAAGACGACGGTCAGCCTGCGCGTGCGCACGCCCGGCCAGGCGCCTCGCCTAGTTACGCTGCAGCGCGACGTAGTGACGAGCACCCAGCGCATCGAGCACCGACTACTCACCGGCGACACCGGCGACCTGCGCATCGGCTACCTCAACGTGCCATCGCTGTTCGAGGCCGACGTGCTCCCGCGTTCCTACGAAGCAATCCGCGACCTGATGAGGGGCGGGGCGCTGGATGGGTTCATCCTTGACCTGCGCACCAATGGCGGAGGCACCTATGATAACTTGCGCGGCTTGCTCGCGATCTTCACCAGCGGCGATGTGGGCGAGTTCGTCACGCGCCGTGGCGCGACAACGCCGATGCGCGTCCGCCCATCGCCCCTTGGCAATTCGCAGCAAGTGCCCCTGGTGGTGCTCATCAGCGCTGAAACAGCATCCTTCGCCGAGGTGCTGGCCGGCGCGCTACAAGCTCGCAGACGCGCTACGCTGATCGGCCAGCCCACCGCCGGCAACGTCGAGGTTTTGCTCGCACACAACTTCGAGGATGGCTCACGGCTGTGGCTGGCTGAGGAGACCTTTCGGCTGCCGGACGGAAAGACGTGGGAAGGCGAGGGGTTGACGCCAGACATACGGATCCCGCTCGGCTGGGATGAGTACACGGCAGAGGACGATCCCGTGCTCGGCGCGGCCCTTGAGTATTTCGCATCGCGATGATTTGCGACTACGAAGGCTCGGACTACCGCACGCGCTTCTGGGAGAACGCCGATCGCGCCTACGAGGACGCCGTCGAACGCATCGCCATCGCGCACATGCTGCCGCCGCGCGGCGCGCGCATGGCCGAATTCGGCGCCGGCTTCGGCCGCCTGGCCGATCTGTATGCCGGCTATGACGAGGTGATTTTGCTGGACTACTCCCGCTCGTTGCTCGCGGAAGCGCGGCAGCGGTGGGGGCGTGACCCGCGCTTCAAATTCGTCGCCGCCGACATCTATCACCTGCCGTTCGCACCCGGTGTGCTCAGCGCTGCCACGATGGTCCGCGTCATCCATCACATCGCCGATGTGCCGGCCGCGCTGATGCAGATCCGGCGTGTCATCGCGCCCGGCGGCACGTTCGTGCTTGAATTCGCCAACAAACGCAACCTAAAAGCGATGATGCGCTACCTGGCGCGGCGCCAACGCTGGAACCCCTATGCGCCCGAACCGATCGAGTTCGCGACGCTCAACTTCGACTTCCATCCGCGATGGATGTTGCAGGCGCTGCGCGAAGCCGGCTTCGACATCCGCGCCAAGCGAGCCGCATCTTACCTGCGCGCCGGTTTCTTCAAGCGCGTCCTGCCGCTCCAAATGATGGTGCGCCTAGACGCGGCGCTCCAGCGCACCGCCGCGCTGGCGCTGCTCTCGCCCAGCGTGTTCGTGCAGTCGGTGGCCGTCGGCCAGGGTCACGAAGCCAAAGGTGAAGGCGCAGCGCTAGTCGGCGAGGAGGGGATCTTCCGCAGCCCGCGTTCCGGGCAACCGCTGCGACGCGAGGGCGATGCGCTGGTGTGCGACGCAGACGGCACGCGCTGGCGCGCCGAGGATAACTTCTATGATTTCAAGGCGCCACTCTAGCGACCGCTGCGATCAAGGCCCCGCGTTGGGCGCGGCTTCCGGCTCCTGCGGTGCTGCAGGACGCACGGTGAAGCTATAGAGGCGCTCGCGCGTGGCGATGTAGAGCGTGTTGCTGGTCGCATCCAGCGACATGTCTTGTGCGCCTACGAACTCGTCCTGCATGCCGCGATATTGGCGCACGAACCGGCCGCTCTTCGTAAGCTCCACGATCGAGCCGCTGTCGGCATCGAGCACGAATAAACTGCCGCGATTGGGATCGTCGCCGCTGAGCGCAATCGCAACCACTCGACTCCACTGCTGATCGGGTAAGCCCGTCATGTTGAACTGCATCGGCTGGCGGCTGAAATACTTCAAGATGGCGCCATTGCGCTGCAACACATAGATCGCCCCGTCGATCGCAAGGTCCAGGCTTTCTTTCAGGGGGTTATAGGGCGAGCGAAAATAGGAATCGCCCGAGCCCAGTGTGTCGCCGGCCAGCCGGTAGCGCCAGATTTGGCCCACCCCCGTGTCGAGCAAATAGACCGTGTTGTTGTATAGCTCGCCGGCCTGCACCCGCACCGGCGTTGCGTCGGCATTAGCGGAGATGGGGATCGGCGAGGCGCGGCCGGTGGCCGAGCTGTACTCGAAGATTTGCCCGTCGGCGAACAACACCGCGCCCTCCGTCCGCCAGCGGTTATCGGTGGTGGTCGCCCAGGCCAGATCCACCAACGCTGCGTTCGTGGTCGTCAAGCCCTCGCCGAATGCGATGCTCACCTTTTTGCCGGTCGTGCCGGTGCGTTCGGCGTTGAGCACGTAGTAGTCGGCGCTGTTGGTATCCCGATTCAGCACGTATACCCCCAGCGCCGAGGCGGCGATGCGGCGCGCTGCGCTGCCCTCCAACACGGCCAGCAGAATCGGCTGCACGCGCGTCACCTGGTTAATCTCATCAAGGCGGGCGCGCGCCTGCGTCTTTGCTTCATCGAAGACCGCGCGGTCTTGGGGGTTCTTCGCCTCATATTCGGAGATCATCTCCAGCGCTCGCGTCCAATCAGCTTTGGCCTGAGCGGGATCGGTCACAGCTCGAGCTGCTTCCACCTGCGCCTGCACATCGTTGCGCAGGCGAATCCGCTCTGCCTCGCCGCTGAACTGCAAATACAACATGGCCACGATGACCGCGACGACGATCGGGATCAAGACGGCAATGGCAGCCAAGAGAAAGGTTGCGGCGCGAGCGCGCTGTTCCACCTCGGCTGGCGTCTCTTGAGGCAACAAACGCGCGCCCAGGGCGACCAGGCTGCGCTGCACCGAACGCGCTGCCTGGTTGACTGTGGCGGCGACGGTCGTAGCTGCCGGCACGCCTGCCCATGCAGCGGCTTGCGCCGAGCCGGCAGGGGCGGATGGCGATTCAGCGCGGCGCGTGGCAGAGCCGGTTTCGGCGGATGATCGCATCGGTTGAGCAAAGGCCGATTGGGTTGCGCCGGAGGCGACATCC is a genomic window containing:
- a CDS encoding noncanonical pyrimidine nucleotidase, YjjG family protein, producing MADSPVRTRKYQAVLFDLDGTLRANQPEGFEAFVEYAGRVGIALTEEQIKICEREAHRYWASDRVDADMARYDQRGFWVNYNQILLNAMNVARDCADCAHRIQDLFDGYDPQDVVFADTRPVLQALHDAGYTLGLVSNREAPLEPFAEQYGIRQFFAFMLSAGQAGCYKPDPRIFYRALELAGNVPPSKAVYIGDNFFADVIGALNVGMDAILIDPRNVFERYYTMRVRRLRDVLSLIETRQAESNAR
- a CDS encoding PAS domain-containing sensor histidine kinase, with protein sequence MNTALVIGVIAVSFLVITILLTQLRRALDRATRLSDAIRQLRRELDTTREELARCQEAKEALGEAVFDPVIFVDNRQQITACNHAADRLGICKVGHSLIEAARSHELDSLASDTIAGRTELPRQFALHNHLFRAQAARFTDGAVIVLRDVSELQRLGRARRDFVANISHELRTPLTAMSLLLDTFRAESANITPAQQRLLAQMQDQTESLTQLVQELSELTQIESGQMPMRMLRASLYDVVNAAIIRLSPQAERAGLRMINAVPEAQRGLFDPDQIRRVLSNLLHNAIKFTPQGQITVFVLTDEEAEQQLQRLRADPNGIHLTAQDVLIVGVRDTGVGIPHEELPRIFERFYKVDRARGQGGTGLGLAIAKHIVEAHGGRIWAESTLGKGTTFYFTVPRED
- a CDS encoding peptidase S41 — its product is MDTRAHFALPCASAGLALMLAFAGLDAPLPLGASSPAAPPAQSLRATPAPPPFVTARATARQQRIFRRLWRIVNERYVYPNFNGFDWQAARAEINRRISAGITDETFYEAMRDLIAGLNDGHSHFLSPDEAREEDAAYKGDGAYTGIGIVSAVNTARGYIYVLTVMPNSPAERAGIQPHDHVLEIDGRPSVNAAGEPQLHLLRGDAKTTVSLRVRTPGQAPRLVTLQRDVVTSTQRIEHRLLTGDTGDLRIGYLNVPSLFEADVLPRSYEAIRDLMRGGALDGFILDLRTNGGGTYDNLRGLLAIFTSGDVGEFVTRRGATTPMRVRPSPLGNSQQVPLVVLISAETASFAEVLAGALQARRRATLIGQPTAGNVEVLLAHNFEDGSRLWLAEETFRLPDGKTWEGEGLTPDIRIPLGWDEYTAEDDPVLGAALEYFASR
- the rpoE gene encoding DNA-directed RNA polymerase sigma-70 factor, which produces MPTLTSSPTREAEPNALTATQSDHATANPFAAESDQALARRARTDREAFGALYERHVAAIYRYVFYRVGSVEDAEDLTARVFARALKHIHHYNDRGIPFTAWLYRIAHNVVVNFHRDNSRRPSVPLDEIETLPEPASQADHADADQRIDRARDRQRLLQAIRRLPQERQHLIVLKFVEQLSNAEIGQIMNRSEGAVKSLYHRTLLQLREIMDEPEHPRTP
- a CDS encoding glycosyl transferase, producing the protein MLISVVIPNWNGAPHLPVCLNALRRQTLPPLEVILVDNASQDESRRLVAESFPEVKLLALPENRRFAGACNVGIRAASPSAEAIALLNNDTEADPRWLAHVARCFHDHPDAGFVASKLRLFDRRDHLHSAGDFYSVRGVPGNRGVWQLDDGRFDVEYVFGACGAAAVYRRDMLDAIGLLDERFEFSCEDVDLAWRAQLAGYKCAFAHDAIVYHKVSATGGGVINSYYDGRNFIWLLAKDVPGEVIRAHFGAIVGEQLRITWSALRAWRGQAARNRLKGQLAGLLGIPHMLRDRRKVQRARVVSSAALRAILTT